From Pseudomonas sp. G.S.17, the proteins below share one genomic window:
- a CDS encoding phage tail assembly chaperone family protein, TAC produces the protein MANLTIASLIAAGAFAEAPMKQEITWESGGKVNKAAVYVRPASYTTVTQEWKGIHENQDAVAGRIAGYICNQDGEQIFSVDDVLGKAEEGRGELCAELTVALFAAINRANNPPVTAEKKSPKSSGTKSSSPESAAEPSPKPSET, from the coding sequence ATGGCGAACTTGACCATTGCTTCACTCATCGCGGCGGGCGCCTTTGCTGAAGCCCCGATGAAACAAGAAATCACGTGGGAGTCGGGCGGCAAAGTAAATAAGGCTGCGGTTTACGTCCGTCCGGCTTCTTACACCACCGTGACCCAGGAATGGAAAGGCATCCACGAAAATCAGGATGCCGTAGCCGGCCGAATCGCTGGCTACATCTGCAACCAAGATGGCGAGCAGATCTTCTCCGTGGACGATGTCTTGGGTAAGGCGGAAGAGGGTCGCGGTGAGCTCTGTGCCGAACTGACCGTGGCGCTGTTCGCGGCGATCAATCGGGCCAATAACCCGCCAGTGACGGCGGAAAAAAAGTCCCCGAAGAGTTCTGGCACCAAATCGTCCTCGCCGGAATCGGCGGCAGAACCATCGCCGAAGCCAAGCGAAACCTGA